A single genomic interval of Streptomyces sp. NBC_00663 harbors:
- a CDS encoding response regulator transcription factor — protein sequence MNTTRSGRPALARPDGTSLRVLVVDDDPDLAEVLSGALRYEGWEVRTAGDGATAVTAARELMPDAVVLDVMLPDTDGFTVLRSLHTVKPDVCVLFLTARDAVEDRITGITAGGDDYVTKPFSLEEVVARIRGLLRRAGMARQMEEGPRLTVGDLVMDEEAREVTRAGELIELSPTEFELLRFLMRNPRRVLSKTQILDRVWSYDFGGRAHVVELYISYLRKKVDAGREPMIHTVRGAGYVLKPVAS from the coding sequence ATGAACACCACCCGCTCCGGCCGCCCGGCCCTCGCCCGACCCGACGGCACATCCCTGCGTGTCCTCGTCGTCGACGACGATCCCGATCTCGCCGAGGTGCTCTCCGGCGCCCTGCGCTACGAGGGCTGGGAGGTCCGCACGGCCGGCGACGGCGCCACGGCGGTGACCGCGGCCCGGGAACTGATGCCGGACGCGGTCGTGCTCGACGTGATGCTCCCGGACACCGACGGCTTCACCGTGCTGCGCTCCCTGCACACCGTGAAGCCCGATGTGTGCGTGCTGTTCCTGACCGCGCGGGACGCGGTCGAGGACCGCATCACCGGGATCACCGCGGGCGGCGACGACTACGTCACCAAGCCCTTCAGCCTGGAGGAGGTCGTCGCCCGGATCCGCGGCCTGCTGCGCCGCGCCGGCATGGCCCGCCAGATGGAGGAGGGACCGCGGCTGACCGTCGGCGACCTGGTCATGGACGAGGAGGCCCGCGAGGTGACCCGGGCGGGCGAGCTGATCGAGCTGTCCCCTACCGAGTTCGAGCTGCTGCGCTTCCTCATGCGCAACCCGCGCCGGGTGCTCAGCAAGACGCAGATCCTCGACCGGGTCTGGTCGTACGACTTCGGCGGCCGGGCCCATGTCGTCGAGCTGTACATCTCCTATCTGCGCAAGAAGGTGGACGCGGGGCGCGAGCCGATGATCCACACCGTGCGCGGGGCCGGGTATGTGCTCAAGCCGGTGGCCTCATGA